The Natranaerobius trueperi genome segment TACAAAGAACCCTAGACTGAACCTATTGGATTGGTCTAGGGCTTAAAAGTCTTGTGTCTAGATATGAATTCTTACGTCAGACATAATGTGGAACCGCCGTATTCGGATCCGTATGTTCGGTGGTGTAAGAGGGACGGCGGTTAGTCACCGCCCCCTATCTTAATTATGTCTCCAAATTTTCACAAACAATCTTATGAATAAAGTTAGTGTTAATTAACTTAGTAACTATATCTGGATCGAACTGATATCTAGATCCAAATATTAGTTCATCAATTGCCTGATCCGGGGAAAGCTTATAAGATCGGTAATGAGTTAATACATCAAAAAAATTTACTATATTTACTATCCGTGAACTGATTGGTATCTCTTCACCTTTTAGTTTATAAGGAAATCCATTTCCATCCCATCTTTCGTGATGGTATAATATCCCACGAGCGATATCTTGAAACCCTGGAATTTTATTGACTATATGATAACCGTAAATGGGATGGCGCTTTAATAGTTTCGATTCATCTGTAGTTAAATAATCTGTTTTTTGCAGTAAATCTTTTGGTAACACTATCTTCCCTATATCATGAAATCTAGCTACATGACTTAAGGTATTAAGCTCATCAGTGTTTAAATTTAAGAATTTGCCTATCGATAGTGCGAGTTTTTCTATTCTAAAAGTGTGTTCCCTTGTTTCGTGAAGTTGCTCATAAATAAGCTTATTTAAATAATCTAGGAATATGTATTTTTTAGTATTATCAGTTATGTCATCGGTTTCACATTGCTCTCTGAAGTTACTCATTAGATACACCTACCTTAAAAGTGGATATTATATATCGACAAGATAATAAAAATCGTTATAATAATAGTATTGAGGTTAGTCTCTTGTTAGACACTAGGTATAATTTTATAAAACTAACATTATTATATAAGACAATATGTACAACGTCAATGGAGGAGGAATATTAATGGAATTAGGTAAAAGATTAAAAAGTTTAAGAGAAACAGGAAATATTAACCGCCAAATCCTTGCTAGAGAAATTGGAATTAGTTATTCATCCTTAGCTAAATATGAAAATGGTGAAAGGACACCAGATTTAACTATATTAGTAAAAATAGCTGATTATTTTAATACCTCTGTTGATTTTTTACTTGGAAGAGAAGAATATGACAGACTTTTACTTTATAATACATGTTTGGAGTCATTACAAAAAATTAATCAAAACGATGCTTTATACAAACTGATAAAAGAAGCAGAAAGGTTAAAATCTGAAAGTATAGAAAAAATAGTTGAGGTCATGAAATTAATATAAAGAAATTAATATAAGCTTGATAAATTTTTTGGCAAATAAAATCCCCTTATGTCTAATTTCAGGGGATTTTGTACCATAAATTGACAAAAATAAATAGTTGTTATATAATTCTATTGCCAAATATATATGTGAAAGGGTGTTTACTTTTGATAAATGTAGAAAAAGGACATCTTTTAGACAAAATAGAACAGTTAAGAACTGAATTAGGAGAATTGGGGCAAAAAGAGCATGACTTTAGTGATGGAATAATATTAGAAAAAAGTCAGCAACTTGATAACCTACTTAACCAGTATAATGAACTAATTATATAACTAAAGCGGTTGTTTTTGTTTTAAATCTTGAATAAAATCTCTGAGTTGAGCTATGCTTTGTTTTAATTTTTCTTCACTTTGATTGGTAGACGACTGACCTTTTTTAAGTCGCTGTTTTTCAGCTACTATAAAATTATCAATGTATGTTAAGGCATTAATTAATTTTTCTTTTTCTTTAATAATAATCCCCCCAAATATATATGTATTAAATATATAGTTTACTATGCCTATTCGATAAATATTTGTATATCTACTATAATTTTTCCTATCTAGTTACGTGAATAGCCGATATTTGACTCTGAATGGTCTTAATTTACTAAAAATGTAAATTGATAAAGTTAGTGGTGATAATATGAAAAATGTTAAGATACTAATATTAGAGGACGAAAAATTTACAAGAAGATTTTTGAAGAGCTTCATTTCTGGTAATTGTGCTGTTTCTAAAGTGATTGATACAGAAGATGGTGACAATGCACTTAGATTAGTTAAAGAGTACTCTCCACATATTGGAATAATAGATATTGAATTACTAGGCCAGAAAATAAATGGGTTAACTGTAGCAAAAGCCATGAAAAAAGTAAAACCAGATATGGAATTTATTTTTGTAACTGCGTATTCTGAATATGCACTAAAATCTTTTGAAGTACACCCTTTTGATTATCTAGTAAAGCCGATTAGTCAAGGACGATTAAAAAGTTCAATAAATGAACTTATAGACAAGATGAAAGGGCAAAATCATTTTGGTACAAGCTCTAAATTAGTTTTTGAACAACCTAAAGCGATACTACAAATCCCTATAGATAAAATTTTATTTATTGAAAAAACAAAGGGAGAAAAGAAAGTACGAATCTATCTTGATGATGGAAAAGTTCACGAAGTATCTAAGAGTCTAAAAGAGATTCAGAGAAGGTTAGATGATGATTTTGTAAGAAGTCATAGGTCATACATTATTAATGTAACGAAAACAACTAAAATCCAAAATATCTCTCATAGATGTTACGAAGTTTGTTTTGTTAATTCACCAAACAAAGCATTAGTAAGTAGATATAATTATGAAAAAACTATAAATAGTTTAGTTAGGTCAGATCCTTTTGTTTAGAGATAAGGATTTTTTATAAAAAACCTGGTAACAGACTAGAGGATAAAACCGAAAGGATATTACATTAAGTGGTAGTTGTGCATAATCCCTGAAAGGGAAGTATGTAAATGTAATCTGAAGGGTGTGGTGTAGAGCGTATTCTGATCATTAAAGAAACCAACGTAAAAGAATAGAGAGGCACACAGTAACCGATGGTGCATCGACAAACAGTTTAATAGAGAAAATTTGTTCTATATACAACTTAGAAGAAGCTTGCAGTAGGGTTAGAGCAAACAAAGATAACCAGGCATAGACCAGGCTAGGATTTTACTTCCCTAGCTCGCATTACTCAGACCAGGTTTCAAGGGTCAGAACCTCACTGGTTATACACATTATTTCCACAGACCTCGTGTATAAGTAGCTGCGAACTCTTCGTCATCAAAAAATTCGCTGAAATATTCTTTATAGAAATCATCATATTCCATACTAGTATTAGGTGAATCAAATTCTTTTATAATCATTCCTGCTGTAATTTCTGTAGATCCCCCTGTTGAGTTAAATTTCGCGTTAGGGGCAAAAATGTAAGCATCCACTTCTGAAGCACCAGGGATTTTTATATCTATCTCTTCTTTTGAATATATGATAATTTTTGACTGTACTGTGTCATTAGGCTTTGTAAGTTTAAGGTCATGATTTACTAATAAATGCAGTACTCCATCACCTGAACCTGACGTTACTATATTACCAACATTATCTAATTCACCCTCTAGTCTGATATATAAATCTTCATTTGAATTAATCTCAAATTCTAATACACCTTGTCCTCTCCCATCATGTTCTACAAAATCTTCGTCTTTAATGTCATCAAATTCTTCAAAATGGTAGTAGTGATTATTGGAATTGCTACTTGGGAAAATTTCATCGATTATGTTAGTTAAATTTTCTCTATATATACCGACTTCATATTCCACATCTACATTATCTTCTGAATTACCCTTAAAATCTACTTTTGAAGCGTTTGTACCTATTATTTCTTCAACACTAAACTTATTATGTATTGTCATATCTTCACCCTCACTAGTGGTAAAAACCGCATAGTCGAAGACGGTTTTGGGCTCTAATTCTAAAGTCGCTGTCCTTTTTACATCTCTATAATTAGCGGTACTAGTGACTTCAATTTTACCGTTTGTGCTCTTAATACTTAAATCAGTAATTGAAGATGGATCACTACTATTATTAGAATTAAATAAATTGTTTAATTTATCTTTCAGATCTTCCTCATCTATATCAGTAGTTTTATTTCTAATAATGTACTCTGCAGTTAGATCTACACCATTTCTTGCTGTATGAAAAGCTTGATTGGCATTGACATTTTGACTAGATAGGTTAGTTTCTGTATTGGCTGACAAGCTAAATGACGCGCCCATGACTATCACCAGTACCATTGCAATAAGTACCACCACCATAGTGGCTCCTCGCTCATCTCTTAACACAACATTCACCCCCTATATGATCAGTTCTTAAATTTCCTTTCAGTTTTTATGGATTGCTGTAATATAACTTTTCATCTGCTAGGTCTACAGAGTCATCGATATCCAATTGATCTATACTTAAGTTGTTTAACAGAATTTCATTTTCATATTCGTAATCTCCTTCAACATTTATAATCATTTTTAAAATAGCGCTTCCTGTGTTATTTTCCTCAATTACTTCTAATTCTATTTTCTCTATTTGCTTGTCTATTTTCACAGTATCTTCATTAATTATCAGAGAACCAGCATCTAACTCTAAAACACCGTAACCGTTGCCGCTGTGATCTGTAGTTATTTCCATAGCATTTCTGAGTTCGTCAGTGATATAGTTTTTCACCAATCTAGCTGCTTGTTGAGTATCGGCCCTAGTAGTACCAGTATCAAAGGTGGTTCTACTATAATGGATCACTGTATATCCCAGTCCTAAAACTATCATAAACAATGCTACCACTATTAACACTTCAACTAGTGTGATACCTTTTTGACTTTTAAGCTGATATAACTTCCCCATAGCAGATCTACTCCTCTCAGTTCACTCTTATAAAAGAAGTTAGTGTGACACGGCGCCCTCCACTTTGATAATAAGCATCTAGGGAAACACGATATCCTTTCACACTGTCAATTTCTTTTGGGTCATTTGATGGTTCAATTTGATAGTGTTCTTCTGTATCTAGCTCTTTTAATATAAACTCTGAAAAATTCCTTTCAGCACTAGTCAGCAAACCATTTAACTTTGTTTCTATACTATCTCTATCTTCAAAGGGCTGTGCTGCATACAAATGCTCCATGACATCAGAGGCTGCAGACATTGCCCTATCCCTTTCTCCAAAAGCAAAGATATTGATAAAACTGGTACTGAAAAGAGGGATAAAGGTCATGGCAAGTAAAGCTATAATGGCCATGGATATGAGCACTTCAACCATGGTAAAACCTTGTTGATCCAATAACTTAATAGCTTGGAACTTAGTAAGGATTTTCATAAAATAACCTCCAATCAGACCAGAAATACTTACTTAGCTACTCTCAGCACCTCCTCTAAAGATGTTAGTCCTGATTTAACTTTTTCTAACCCACTTTTTCTGAGGGATTTCATACCTTCTTCCTTTGCCGCATTATCTATTTCTCTAGTGGAACGTCGTTCTAAGACCATTTGCGCTATACTCTCAGTTACGGGTAGCAGCTCATAAATACCAGTCCTTCCAGTATACCCTGTTTCTCCACATTTTGCGCAAGAACCAGGTTTATAAAGAGTGATACATTCACTTTCATCTTCTGAAATAGGAAAATTAGGTATACTTTCAAGCAGTTCTTCTTTACTCATTTGATACTGCTTTTTGCAGTTATTACATAAATTACGAACTAATCTTTGGGCCAAGACAAAAACCAAAGAAGACGTTGTCAAGTACGGCTCTATACCCATATCAGTCAACCTAGAAAGAGCTCCTGCAGCATTATTTGTATGAAGGGTTGAAAACACTAAGTGGCCAGTAAGAGAGGTTTCAATGGCAATTCGGGCAGTTTCATAATCTCTGATCTCTCCTACCATAGCTATATCAGGATCATTTCTCAGTATTGATCTCAAGCCTGAAGAAAATGTCATCCCTGCCTGTGAATGAACTTGTACTTGATTGATGCCATTTATACGTCTTTCAACTGGGTCTTCTAATGTAATAATATGTTTATCAACTGTATTAAGATAATTTAAAATAGCGTACAGTGTAGTACTTTTGCCACTACCTGTAGGACCTGTTACTAGAATAAAACCATATGGTACATCTATCAACGTATTTAGCTGTTCTGACTCTTTATCTGGAAGACCAAGATCTGCTAAAGTAAATAGATGAGCTTCTCTGTCTAAAATACGTAAAGTTAATTTTTCACCGTAAGGTGTAGGCAGAGAAGCAACTCTCACATCTACTGTTTTGTCTTGTACCTTTAAGGTGATCCGGCCGTCCTGAGGTACTCTTTTCATAGCTATATCCATATTAGCCATAACTTTAATTCTAGATACCAGGGGAGGATGCATACTTTTAGGAGGGTTCATGACCTGGTGTAAAACACCATCAATTCTAAACCTCACCCTAAAACCATTTTCTAGTGGTTCTAAGTGAATATCACTAGCCCCTCCTCTTACAGCTCTATGAAATATGGTGTTAGCAAGCATAACAGCGGGCTTTTCTTGTAAACTATCACCCGTAGTAATGAGACCCTGTTCTTCTTCAGCTCTTTCAGTTTTTGAATCATCTGTTTGTTCTACATCTATATCATCATTCAAGTATCTATTGATCATGTATTCTAGGACACTATCGGTAACAATTACTGGTTTTATATCAAACCCAGTTAGCAGCCTCAAATCATCAATTATCATCACATCTTTAGGTCTAGACATAACAGTAATCAGTTTATCATTTTCGAATCCAATGGGCAGAGCATTATATTGCTCAACTTTATTACTGTCCAATAAATACATAGCAGATTCGTCTACTTCAAAATCATCCATAGAAATATAAGGGACACCAGTTTGATCGGCTATTGCTTTTGCAATTTCTTCTTCTGTGACATATCCATTTTCAACTAACAATTTCCCTAAAGGTTTTTTAGTACTCATTGATTTCTGTTCATTTAAAGCTTTTTCTAGTTGTGTTTCAGTTATTATACCAGCTTTTATTAAATATTCACCTAATAAAGTCCGTATTTTCATAAATTATCACCCTTAGAGAAATATATTTTCGCATAGATACTGGCATTTACCTGAGGGTATCCTTCTTCACCTTCAGCAATGTCAATATCAAATATCGTAACCATCCTATTATCTTCATTTAAATTATTTATTAGCTGTATCACTTCACCATAACGTCCAATGTAAGTGAAATTTACAGGAACAGCACCATAATCGTCATGCTCTATAACCCTATCTATTTTGAGTTGATGTATATCACCATCTGGGGGAGCAGAACTATATAATAAATCTATAAAATCATCTTTTTTAGGAGAATTTGGTATCACTTCTCTAAACAAGGTAAGTTGCTCTTCAAGATTCCCTTGTTCTTTAATTTGTTCTAATGAAGCTAAAGTTGATTTCTTTGAATTTAGCCGCTGTTTCTGTTGTTCCAATTCTTCCTGAGCAGAAGAAAGTTTTAAAAAATAGTAGCATCCTGTTGCTATAACAATTACCAGAAAAAAAGCTGCAACTGATACAAATATTTTCGACTGTTTCAATTTATTAGTCATCTGCTGACTCCCCCTCTTCTAAATAGCGTTGGGTAAAGTCTTCTGTATCAACTTTAGCCTTGATTTCATAAGTGTAAATTGCAAAATCCATATCCTCATCATAAATTTTCTTCAAAAATTCATATTCAATATTATTTATTTCATCTGTATTATTTAAGCTCTTAAGCCAGGTAGTAAGTTCTTTGTAGTCAAAGGTATAAGCCTCTATTGTTAAAATCCCCAAGGGATTATCAACGCTATCATCATATTGCATCGACAACACGTTCAACCAAGTTTTCATAGGGATAGTTTCTCCTATTTGAATCATTGTTTTTTGCCAATTAGGTACCTCTCCATGGGTCTTTTCCATAACTTCGGTTATTTCTGTGATCTGTTTGTAGGAGTTCCTGTACTTCTGCAATTCTTCTATTTCACTCTCAACTATAGTTATGTTCTGTTTTGTGCTATCTACCTGGTTTTTGACATTATCTACATGTAAAAATAAAAAAAACAATAAACCAGAGCAAAGTAATGCTATAATAAAAATAATAGTTCCTATAGTAAAGTATTTCTTATTCTTTTCTCTTGTTTGCTTAATTTCAGATGGAAGTAAACTGATAGAGTGCATTTAATTCTCCTCCATTCCTTTGTAAGCAAGGCTGATTACTTGAGAGTAGTATTTTATTTCTTCTAAAGATAAATCAGTTGCCTCTACACCTAATGCTGTTTGTGGATTGCTGAAATATACCGGTAATCCCAGAAAATTTTCCAACCGGTCCATAAGCATTTGATAATTTTTAGCACCACCGCAAATTAGAATTGCATCTACATATTTTGCCGTATTTTGAGTTTGATAGTAATCAATCAGTGTTCTAGTATTAGTTACAACCTGATTAATTTGGGCCTCTCCCAACAGTTCGTCATTCCTTCCCCCTGGATTAATGTCAATAGATGCAGCAATTTCATCATAGGGAGAGCTCATTTCTGTAGTAGTATCGGAAGGTGTAATCATCCTAGCGAGCTTCGGGTTGCCGTGTTCAAAAACAGAAAGATTAATAACTCCACCAGTAGAATCTATTATTATTACTACTCGTTCCTGCTGTTCTTTTTCTAATAATCTTCCCATAGATAAAGGTAAGATCTCAATGTCATTAATAAACAACTCAGCTTTTTCAAGGCAGTAAATATAATCATAAATCATGTCAATTTTTCCGCCTACCATTAACACTTCCCAAATTGGATTCTCGTCTTCATTGTGTGTTTCTCCTATAACAGTGTAATCCAATACTAATTGATTTATATTAATTGGGAGCATGTTTTGTGCTTGGAATTTCACTGCATTATCCAATTTTTTTTCACTAATTTTAGGAAATGAAGCAAACCTCACAATGATATCCTGATTTGAAATGCCCAAATTTACATCTTTACTACTAAAACCGCTATTAGACCAGAAATTCTCAAGTTCTTTAACTAATTTATTACAATCTTGTATTTTACCATTTTCAATAATTCCTGCAGCGAGATCTCGCTCTCTGACATTAACAATATTAATTGTATTTCTTTTTTTATGCAATTCTACTGCTCTCATCTTGTCGTCTTTTAATTCTAAACCCATAGATTTAGTAGAGCCTAAAATTCCCATGATATCACCTACTTTTATTTAATTTCAAAGTGAGTTTCTACAGAAAAATAAATATCGTAAATTGCAGTATTAGAATTATTACGATCTCAAATTTGAAGAAATAGCTTTGAGCGCTTTGTCTTTTATGCGCGAAACCTTTCTCTGATTTATGCCCAGCAATTTACTGGCTTTTGTCT includes the following:
- a CDS encoding HD-GYP domain-containing protein, with protein sequence MSNFREQCETDDITDNTKKYIFLDYLNKLIYEQLHETREHTFRIEKLALSIGKFLNLNTDELNTLSHVARFHDIGKIVLPKDLLQKTDYLTTDESKLLKRHPIYGYHIVNKIPGFQDIARGILYHHERWDGNGFPYKLKGEEIPISSRIVNIVNFFDVLTHYRSYKLSPDQAIDELIFGSRYQFDPDIVTKLINTNFIHKIVCENLET
- a CDS encoding helix-turn-helix domain-containing protein; the encoded protein is MELGKRLKSLRETGNINRQILAREIGISYSSLAKYENGERTPDLTILVKIADYFNTSVDFLLGREEYDRLLLYNTCLESLQKINQNDALYKLIKEAERLKSESIEKIVEVMKLI
- a CDS encoding aspartyl-phosphate phosphatase Spo0E family protein, translating into MINVEKGHLLDKIEQLRTELGELGQKEHDFSDGIILEKSQQLDNLLNQYNELII
- a CDS encoding LytR/AlgR family response regulator transcription factor, which produces MKNVKILILEDEKFTRRFLKSFISGNCAVSKVIDTEDGDNALRLVKEYSPHIGIIDIELLGQKINGLTVAKAMKKVKPDMEFIFVTAYSEYALKSFEVHPFDYLVKPISQGRLKSSINELIDKMKGQNHFGTSSKLVFEQPKAILQIPIDKILFIEKTKGEKKVRIYLDDGKVHEVSKSLKEIQRRLDDDFVRSHRSYIINVTKTTKIQNISHRCYEVCFVNSPNKALVSRYNYEKTINSLVRSDPFV
- a CDS encoding PilW family protein, which produces MGKLYQLKSQKGITLVEVLIVVALFMIVLGLGYTVIHYSRTTFDTGTTRADTQQAARLVKNYITDELRNAMEITTDHSGNGYGVLELDAGSLIINEDTVKIDKQIEKIELEVIEENNTGSAILKMIINVEGDYEYENEILLNNLSIDQLDIDDSVDLADEKLYYSNP
- a CDS encoding type IV pilus modification PilV family protein, whose amino-acid sequence is MKILTKFQAIKLLDQQGFTMVEVLISMAIIALLAMTFIPLFSTSFINIFAFGERDRAMSAASDVMEHLYAAQPFEDRDSIETKLNGLLTSAERNFSEFILKELDTEEHYQIEPSNDPKEIDSVKGYRVSLDAYYQSGGRRVTLTSFIRVN
- a CDS encoding GspE/PulE family protein, which encodes MKIRTLLGEYLIKAGIITETQLEKALNEQKSMSTKKPLGKLLVENGYVTEEEIAKAIADQTGVPYISMDDFEVDESAMYLLDSNKVEQYNALPIGFENDKLITVMSRPKDVMIIDDLRLLTGFDIKPVIVTDSVLEYMINRYLNDDIDVEQTDDSKTERAEEEQGLITTGDSLQEKPAVMLANTIFHRAVRGGASDIHLEPLENGFRVRFRIDGVLHQVMNPPKSMHPPLVSRIKVMANMDIAMKRVPQDGRITLKVQDKTVDVRVASLPTPYGEKLTLRILDREAHLFTLADLGLPDKESEQLNTLIDVPYGFILVTGPTGSGKSTTLYAILNYLNTVDKHIITLEDPVERRINGINQVQVHSQAGMTFSSGLRSILRNDPDIAMVGEIRDYETARIAIETSLTGHLVFSTLHTNNAAGALSRLTDMGIEPYLTTSSLVFVLAQRLVRNLCNNCKKQYQMSKEELLESIPNFPISEDESECITLYKPGSCAKCGETGYTGRTGIYELLPVTESIAQMVLERRSTREIDNAAKEEGMKSLRKSGLEKVKSGLTSLEEVLRVAK
- a CDS encoding type 4a pilus biogenesis protein PilO translates to MTNKLKQSKIFVSVAAFFLVIVIATGCYYFLKLSSAQEELEQQKQRLNSKKSTLASLEQIKEQGNLEEQLTLFREVIPNSPKKDDFIDLLYSSAPPDGDIHQLKIDRVIEHDDYGAVPVNFTYIGRYGEVIQLINNLNEDNRMVTIFDIDIAEGEEGYPQVNASIYAKIYFSKGDNL
- a CDS encoding PilN domain-containing protein; amino-acid sequence: MHSISLLPSEIKQTREKNKKYFTIGTIIFIIALLCSGLLFFLFLHVDNVKNQVDSTKQNITIVESEIEELQKYRNSYKQITEITEVMEKTHGEVPNWQKTMIQIGETIPMKTWLNVLSMQYDDSVDNPLGILTIEAYTFDYKELTTWLKSLNNTDEINNIEYEFLKKIYDEDMDFAIYTYEIKAKVDTEDFTQRYLEEGESADD
- the pilM gene encoding pilus assembly protein PilM, with the protein product MGLELKDDKMRAVELHKKRNTINIVNVRERDLAAGIIENGKIQDCNKLVKELENFWSNSGFSSKDVNLGISNQDIIVRFASFPKISEKKLDNAVKFQAQNMLPININQLVLDYTVIGETHNEDENPIWEVLMVGGKIDMIYDYIYCLEKAELFINDIEILPLSMGRLLEKEQQERVVIIIDSTGGVINLSVFEHGNPKLARMITPSDTTTEMSSPYDEIAASIDINPGGRNDELLGEAQINQVVTNTRTLIDYYQTQNTAKYVDAILICGGAKNYQMLMDRLENFLGLPVYFSNPQTALGVEATDLSLEEIKYYSQVISLAYKGMEEN